Proteins from a genomic interval of Chanos chanos chromosome 3, fChaCha1.1, whole genome shotgun sequence:
- the LOC115806385 gene encoding acyl-CoA-binding domain-containing protein 6, which translates to MALASGHWVEKEIRGEPPSPRHGHALAVAGNLAFLFGGVSTASAEDDHPVYLNDFYMITVTPSLITWEVMPQNGVIPAARGGHTLCVVKGKLFLFGGSSHPEAKECLPGVYCFDIVSLTWEKLVTKGLPVRTLYHSSAAVGDNIYVYGGLLDGVPTDDLMMFNTVSLTWTPIKTTGTLPSARYNHSFAVVNELVYLFGGCSEDECYQKDIHVLNTGTLTWQKCEVKGESPPSCAGQTLTAHHDKDIYLFGGKITNSDGVVTSTNEIHKLSIAKMKWKVPLYVGIPPARRHGHATFILHSHLYVFGGKNEEQDFSDLKIMKLINPSERQPVMKEILSEFGLQGVSNGFSPTKIPNVKYELSESPLPLQIEENTSTQATGHRDFTAVRDEAMNMIHKAFSMLDEEFQKLDREKSELSQAERTLQYEREAHAVHYQRQKQELQEMLERHKAQNEAWLRARAEENDKERKELCKLREEILHEQERLKEEQYNIQKRSEHLLSIMQQFKGM; encoded by the exons ATGGCTCTTGCAAGTGGACATTGGGTTGAAAAAGAAATTCGAGGGGAACCACCAAGCCCTAG ACATGGTCATGCGCTTGCTGTGGCAGGAAATCTCGCTTTCTTGTTTGGAGGAGTATCAACCGCGAGCGCTGAG GATGATCATCCCGTGTATCTGAATGATTTTTACATGATTACAG TAACACCATCTCTCATCACATGGGAGGTGATGCCCCAGAATGGAGTCATCCCAGCGGCCAGAGGGGGGCACACTCTTTG tgTGGTTAAAGGGAAGCTCTTTTTGTTTGGTGGTTCCTCTCATCCTGAAGCTAAGGAATGTCTCCCTGGAGTCTATTGCTTTGATATTG TGTCACTGACTTGGGAGAAATTAGTCACCAAGGGCCTGCCCGTGCGGACGCTATACCACAGCTCAGCGGCTGTGGGAGACAACATCTATGTTTATGGAGGACTTCTGGACGGAGTTCCCACCGATGACCTCATGATGTTTAACACTG TATCTTTGACTTGGACACCCATTAAAACCACTGGAACTCTGCCCTCTGCAAG ATACAATCACTCGTTCGCTGTGGTGAACGAGCTGGTCTACTTGTTTGGAGGATGCTCAGAAGACGAGTGCTACCAAAAAGACATTCATGTCCTGAACACAG ggacCCTGACTTGGCAGAAATGTGAGGTCAAAGGTGAGTCACCCCCTTCCTGTGCAGGGCAGACCCTTACCGCTCACCACGACAAG GACATCTACTTATTTGGGGGTAAAATCACCAACTCGGATGGAGTGGTCACTTCAACCAATGAAATTCACAAGTTAAGCATTG CAAAGATGAAATGGAAGGTGCCACTGTATGTGGGAATCCCCCCAGCCAGACGGCACGGCCATGCAACTTTCATCCTTCACAgtcat TTGTACGTGTTTGGGGGTAAAAATGAGGAACAGGATTTCAGTGATTTAAAGATAATGAAACTAATCAACCCGTCAGAGAGACAACCAG TGATGAAGGAGATTTTGTCTGAGTTTGGACTTCAAGGAGTCAGCAATGG CTTTTCTCCAACGAAGATTCCAAACGTCAAGTATGAGCTGAGTGAATCCCCACTGCCTTTACAGATAGAGGAAAACACCTCTACACAG GCCACAGGTCACAGGGATTTCACTGCTGTCCGAGATGAGGCAATGAATATGATTCATAAGGCTTTCTCAATGCTGGATGAGGAGTTCCAAAAACTCGACAG AGAAAAATCAGAGCTTTCCCAGGCAGAGCGCACTCttcagtatgagagagaggccCACGCTGTACATTATCAGAGGCAAAAACAG GAACTTCAGGAAATGCTGGAGCGTCATAAAGCCCAAAATGAGGCCTGGCTACGTGCTCGAGCAGAGGAGAACgacaaggaaaggaaagagCTGTGTAAACTAAGG